In one window of Vibrio sp. JC009 DNA:
- a CDS encoding four helix bundle protein — MMNFEKLVVWQMSFELAQMINYYTRNFRDFGLKDQMRRSSVSVASNIAEGEERETLRESIRFLYIAKGSNGELLTQIMLARSFGYIDEEVFLQLEDKTRRVSRLLASLIKHRCGKVL, encoded by the coding sequence ATGATGAACTTTGAGAAGTTGGTGGTTTGGCAGATGAGTTTTGAGCTTGCGCAAATGATTAATTATTATACGCGCAACTTCAGAGATTTTGGGCTTAAAGATCAAATGAGACGGTCATCGGTGTCAGTTGCATCGAACATAGCTGAAGGAGAAGAGCGAGAAACATTGAGAGAGTCAATTCGTTTCCTTTATATTGCGAAGGGATCTAATGGTGAATTGCTAACACAAATAATGCTAGCCCGCTCTTTTGGATATATCGATGAAGAAGTTTTTCTTCAACTGGAGGATAAAACAAGACGAGTAAGCAGACTACTTGCATCATTAATTAAACACAGATGCGGAAAAGTCCTGTAA
- the radC gene encoding DNA repair protein RadC: MSIKSLPLESQPREKLLKRGAQALSDAELLAIFLRTGVKGMNVIELSDFLINEFGSLRALFNSTESEFCSHKGLGEAKYVQLQAVLEMSRRYLAETLTRDDALNSPQQTKMFLASILRDRQREAFYVLFLDNQNRVIKDEVLFEGTIDAASVYPREVVKRALYHGAAALILAHNHPSGVAEPSQADRRITRRLVDALGLVDIRVLDHFVVGDGEMVSFAERGWV; encoded by the coding sequence ATGTCAATCAAATCATTACCTCTTGAATCCCAACCAAGGGAAAAACTACTTAAGCGCGGAGCACAAGCGCTATCCGATGCCGAACTGCTGGCTATATTTCTCAGAACCGGCGTAAAAGGCATGAACGTTATCGAGCTGTCCGACTTTCTTATCAATGAGTTTGGATCTCTTCGGGCCCTGTTTAACAGCACTGAAAGTGAATTCTGCAGCCATAAAGGCCTTGGGGAAGCTAAATACGTGCAACTGCAAGCCGTACTGGAAATGAGCCGCAGATACCTCGCAGAGACCCTGACGAGGGATGATGCCCTTAACAGTCCCCAGCAAACCAAAATGTTCCTTGCCAGCATTCTGAGAGACCGGCAGAGGGAAGCTTTCTATGTTCTGTTCTTAGATAACCAGAACCGGGTAATAAAAGATGAAGTTCTGTTTGAAGGGACGATAGACGCCGCCTCCGTTTATCCGAGGGAGGTTGTTAAGCGAGCGCTGTATCACGGAGCTGCCGCTTTGATTCTTGCTCATAACCATCCATCGGGGGTAGCGGAGCCTAGTCAGGCGGACAGGAGGATTACGAGGAGGCTGGTTGATGCGCTGGGGTTGGTTGATATTCGGGTGCTTGATCATTTTGTGGTGGGGGATGGGGAGATGGTTTCGTTTGCGGAGCGGGGGTGGGTATAG